A single genomic interval of Arthrobacter methylotrophus harbors:
- a CDS encoding glycosyltransferase: MIESPQRRTAAVIAAFNPDNELLTNAESIAAQVDELIVVDDCSTSSAAESIFDDLAATGVKVLRLGSNSGIAAALNRGIKELESSTRPDFVLTFDQDSLPVREYVANALATYDRAASVGKKVGFVSAETFSGHRVPVLGASNGVSEAFDPMQSGFFIPLSTLAHVGNFEAGFFIDCVDSEFTARVRAAGYSIVIGSGCEVRHRLGARLPAKVFGWPLRLRGKDLSFNYYSPFRMYYIMRNGTTLARRYWRSNPAWVLRRMVEDAKAQLLRFAFSPDRRSLAIAAWEGVVDSCRGRQGRINQDLLNRIQPR, encoded by the coding sequence GTGATTGAAAGTCCACAACGACGAACGGCAGCTGTGATCGCCGCGTTCAACCCCGACAACGAGCTGCTCACCAACGCTGAATCGATCGCAGCGCAAGTCGACGAACTCATTGTCGTCGATGATTGCAGCACGTCGTCGGCAGCCGAATCGATCTTTGATGACCTTGCCGCGACCGGAGTAAAGGTACTGCGGCTGGGAAGCAACTCCGGCATTGCGGCCGCGCTGAACCGCGGTATCAAAGAACTGGAATCGTCCACGCGCCCGGATTTTGTACTGACATTCGATCAAGACTCCCTGCCGGTCCGGGAATACGTCGCGAACGCGCTCGCCACATACGACCGCGCGGCGTCCGTGGGGAAAAAAGTGGGTTTCGTGAGCGCTGAGACATTCAGCGGGCATCGAGTTCCGGTTCTCGGAGCCTCCAACGGAGTGTCAGAGGCTTTCGACCCCATGCAGTCCGGTTTCTTCATACCGCTTTCCACTTTGGCCCATGTCGGAAACTTCGAGGCCGGCTTTTTCATCGACTGCGTGGATTCCGAGTTCACCGCGCGGGTGAGGGCCGCTGGCTATAGCATCGTCATTGGATCTGGCTGCGAAGTCAGGCACCGTCTCGGAGCGCGCCTACCCGCAAAGGTGTTTGGATGGCCACTCCGACTCCGTGGTAAAGATCTGTCCTTCAACTATTACTCACCGTTCCGGATGTACTACATCATGCGTAACGGGACCACTCTTGCCCGCAGGTACTGGCGCAGCAACCCAGCGTGGGTCCTCCGCCGCATGGTGGAGGACGCGAAAGCACAGCTTCTCCGCTTCGCATTCAGCCCGGATAGGCGTTCTCTAGCGATCGCCGCTTGGGAGGGGGTCGTCGATTCGTGCCGCGGAAGGCAGGGCCGTATCAATCAGGATCTCCTCAACCGCATCCAGCCAAGATGA
- a CDS encoding polysaccharide biosynthesis protein, whose protein sequence is MKPVLLRLAGFTLLPLLTLVLPFLLLPVISRVAGAPGWSSITSGQAIGVFAATIILWSWNISGPVSVARSREPHDRASIYSKSMRTRIVIGVLVLPIMSIIAAFVAHDGYRLDAVTMAWSTALTGFSPAWYGIGTGQPRILALYDTIPRFCGALLSVPLIIATGQIWIYGVLAVLATITASVAFQLRFGEPGTWFPRRPANVVREILPEAGTAAINFAGSAYASSPVPIATATVPLATATAGFASADSIYRFGLFSVVAVGNTFQSWTLEGKPEGARRRHEVALVTHLVLGAAGALGLGFLGPWASGILFGDPVKADSLTSAFYGLSFFFLSASTPLIRNLLIPAGHQKTVLLWTGLSASIGVAFMVVAGLGSNVPGVALGMALSEALLFFGLLVPASRLLPAKAQAISLDR, encoded by the coding sequence ATGAAACCCGTGTTGCTTCGACTCGCTGGCTTCACGCTGCTCCCCCTGCTCACGTTGGTTCTGCCATTCCTTTTGCTGCCCGTTATTTCCCGGGTCGCAGGCGCGCCAGGTTGGTCGAGCATTACCTCCGGCCAGGCAATCGGAGTGTTCGCCGCTACGATTATCCTGTGGAGCTGGAACATCTCGGGGCCTGTGTCCGTCGCCCGGAGCCGGGAGCCACACGACCGCGCGTCGATCTATTCAAAAAGCATGCGGACGCGAATCGTCATTGGCGTTCTGGTCCTCCCCATTATGAGCATCATCGCCGCCTTCGTGGCACACGATGGTTACCGCCTCGACGCGGTCACTATGGCGTGGTCCACCGCCCTGACGGGATTCTCGCCGGCTTGGTACGGCATCGGGACCGGTCAGCCGCGAATCCTTGCGCTTTACGACACAATCCCCCGTTTTTGCGGAGCGTTACTCAGCGTGCCCTTGATTATCGCCACGGGCCAGATTTGGATTTACGGCGTCTTGGCTGTTCTCGCGACCATTACAGCCTCCGTGGCATTCCAGTTGCGATTCGGGGAACCCGGGACCTGGTTCCCTCGACGTCCGGCAAACGTCGTCCGCGAAATCCTTCCCGAAGCGGGAACGGCCGCAATCAACTTTGCCGGTAGTGCTTATGCCTCCTCCCCCGTCCCGATTGCGACTGCGACCGTCCCCTTGGCGACCGCCACCGCCGGTTTTGCCTCCGCCGACAGCATCTACCGCTTCGGGCTATTCAGCGTTGTGGCCGTCGGAAACACCTTCCAAAGTTGGACGCTTGAGGGCAAGCCGGAAGGCGCACGACGGCGGCACGAAGTTGCGCTCGTGACCCACCTCGTCCTCGGGGCGGCCGGGGCCCTCGGACTCGGTTTCCTGGGGCCCTGGGCTTCCGGGATCCTGTTCGGCGATCCAGTCAAGGCAGACTCCTTGACGTCTGCGTTCTACGGGCTTTCCTTCTTTTTCCTCTCGGCTTCCACTCCCCTGATCAGGAACCTTCTCATTCCCGCCGGTCACCAGAAGACCGTCCTCTTGTGGACCGGACTGTCGGCGTCGATCGGCGTCGCGTTCATGGTCGTAGCAGGCTTGGGGTCGAATGTCCCTGGTGTTGCCCTTGGTATGGCACTCAGCGAAGCGCTGCTCTTCTTCGGTCTTCTAGTTCCGGCGTCCAGGCTGCTGCCTGCCAAAGCGCAAGCTATAAGTCTGGACAGGTAG
- a CDS encoding glycosyltransferase has protein sequence MNDSTTPEGQAIRVSVCLAAYKGSRYIEEQIDSILRDLGPNDELVVVDDASPDDTAAVVKRITDPRIRFVASSVNKGYVRTFEQAVGLSRGEFIMLSDQDDVWIPGRVELMLTALEDHKVVAGNFDVLGGGPRPWIPRLRASDSTRHLANLFAILIGYRAYYGCAMGIRRDALSYFVPIPGYVHESHDLWLAICGNVAQSIRHLDDSIILRRLHDENQTPAGWRSLSRIVKARFMILRLVFEAVRRVRGADRALAA, from the coding sequence ATGAACGATTCGACGACACCGGAGGGTCAAGCAATCCGTGTGAGTGTCTGCCTTGCGGCCTACAAGGGATCCCGCTATATCGAAGAGCAGATTGACTCCATCCTCCGGGACCTTGGACCCAACGATGAATTGGTAGTTGTGGACGACGCCTCGCCGGATGACACGGCTGCCGTGGTCAAGAGGATCACGGATCCGCGGATCCGCTTCGTCGCATCGTCAGTCAATAAAGGGTATGTACGGACCTTTGAGCAGGCGGTGGGCTTGAGCCGGGGCGAGTTCATCATGCTTTCCGACCAAGACGACGTATGGATCCCGGGTCGGGTGGAACTCATGTTGACGGCGCTGGAGGACCACAAGGTTGTTGCCGGGAACTTCGATGTCCTCGGTGGAGGACCGCGCCCGTGGATCCCACGCCTTCGGGCGTCGGACTCGACGAGGCACCTCGCCAACTTGTTCGCAATCCTGATTGGTTACCGCGCCTACTATGGATGCGCGATGGGGATCCGCCGGGACGCGCTGAGCTACTTTGTGCCGATTCCCGGCTACGTCCATGAGTCCCATGATCTTTGGCTTGCCATCTGCGGCAATGTTGCGCAATCGATCCGTCATTTGGATGATTCGATCATCCTTCGGCGCCTGCATGACGAGAACCAAACACCGGCCGGGTGGAGATCGCTGTCACGAATCGTGAAAGCACGGTTCATGATCCTCCGCTTGGTGTTCGAAGCAGTCCGCAGGGTACGCGGGGCTGACCGAGCGCTTGCCGCGTAA
- the rfbB gene encoding dTDP-glucose 4,6-dehydratase, whose product MQKLLVTGGAGFIGSNFVHYVLEKTDNQVTVLDKLTYAGNRESLNGLPEDRFHFVQGDIADAELVERLVADCDVVVHYAAESHNDNSLHDPRPFLDTNIIGTYTLIEAARKHDKRFHHISTDEVYGDLELGDPQRFTENTPYNPSSPYSSTKAGSDLLVRAWVRSFGLRATISNCSNNYGPYQHVEKFIPRQITNVIDGTRPKLYGKGENVRDWIHANDHSSAVLAIIDRGRIGETYLIGADGEKNNKEVVELILEHAGQPRDAYDHVVDRPGHDLRYAIDSSKLRDELGWEPQFSNFDAGIEDTIKWYRDNESWWRPQKAATEARYKEQGQ is encoded by the coding sequence ATGCAGAAACTTCTGGTCACCGGCGGCGCCGGTTTCATCGGTTCGAACTTTGTCCACTACGTCCTCGAGAAAACCGACAACCAAGTCACGGTCCTCGACAAGCTCACGTACGCGGGCAATCGGGAATCGCTGAACGGCCTACCGGAAGACCGGTTCCACTTCGTCCAGGGTGATATTGCCGATGCCGAGCTCGTCGAACGCCTCGTCGCAGACTGCGATGTGGTAGTTCACTACGCCGCAGAATCCCACAACGACAATTCCCTGCATGACCCCCGGCCGTTCCTCGACACCAACATCATTGGGACCTACACGCTGATCGAAGCGGCCCGCAAGCATGACAAGCGCTTCCACCACATCTCTACCGACGAGGTTTACGGGGACCTGGAACTTGGGGACCCGCAGCGCTTCACCGAGAACACGCCCTACAACCCGTCCAGCCCGTATTCCTCCACAAAGGCTGGATCCGACCTGCTTGTTCGGGCCTGGGTCCGTTCCTTCGGACTGCGGGCCACCATCAGCAATTGCTCCAATAACTACGGTCCCTACCAGCACGTCGAGAAGTTCATTCCGCGGCAGATCACCAACGTCATCGACGGCACCCGGCCAAAGCTGTACGGCAAGGGCGAAAATGTCCGGGACTGGATCCACGCGAACGACCACTCCTCGGCCGTGCTGGCCATCATCGACAGAGGCCGGATCGGCGAGACATACCTGATCGGGGCCGACGGCGAGAAGAACAACAAGGAAGTTGTCGAGCTCATCCTCGAGCATGCCGGCCAGCCCCGAGATGCCTACGACCATGTGGTGGATCGCCCTGGACACGACCTGCGCTATGCGATCGACTCCAGCAAACTGCGTGACGAACTCGGTTGGGAGCCGCAGTTCTCGAATTTTGACGCCGGTATCGAGGACACGATCAAGTGGTACCGCGACAACGAGTCGTGGTGGCGTCCTCAAAAGGCCGCAACCGAAGCGCGCTACAAGGAACAGGGCCAGTAA
- a CDS encoding bifunctional dTDP-4-dehydrorhamnose 3,5-epimerase family protein/NAD(P)-dependent oxidoreductase translates to MTLEFSKPLAAHQTPIPGVVLYDLPVHGDNRGWFKENWQREKMVALGLPDFRPVQNNISFNEKAGTTRGIHAEPWDKFISVATGRIFGAWVDLREGPSFGAVFTAELDPSQAIFIPRGVGNAFQTLEDNTAYTYLVNDHWSADAQSQYTFLNLADETAAIAWPVPLDQAELSDKDKAHPRLADVAPMPAKKILVVGANGQLGKALRELYEGDATAEFVGRADFDLSKEESFGGRNWRNYSTIINAAAYTAVDAAESADGRKAAWEANVAAVTRLARTAVEFDVTLVHISSDYVFDGTSETHSEDEPFTPLGVYGQTKAAGDAVASVVPRHYIVRTSWVIGEGNNFVRTMASLANRGVKPSVVNDQIGRLTFTEDIAAGIKHLLDSNAPYGIYNISNDGEPQSWAEIAGEVYALCGASAADVTGVSTEQYFSGKAAAPRPLRSTLDLGKIKDAGFVPASSADRLAAYLRG, encoded by the coding sequence ATGACGCTCGAATTCTCGAAACCACTTGCCGCGCACCAAACTCCGATTCCCGGCGTCGTGCTCTACGACCTGCCTGTCCACGGCGACAACCGCGGCTGGTTCAAGGAAAACTGGCAGCGTGAAAAGATGGTGGCACTCGGCTTGCCGGATTTCCGTCCGGTGCAGAACAACATCTCGTTTAATGAGAAGGCCGGAACAACGCGGGGCATCCACGCCGAGCCTTGGGACAAGTTTATCTCGGTAGCCACAGGCCGGATATTCGGCGCTTGGGTCGACCTCAGGGAGGGGCCGTCGTTCGGTGCGGTCTTTACCGCGGAACTCGATCCCAGTCAGGCAATCTTCATTCCCCGCGGCGTGGGCAACGCGTTCCAAACGCTCGAGGACAACACGGCTTACACTTACCTCGTCAACGACCATTGGTCGGCCGACGCCCAGAGCCAATACACCTTCTTGAACCTCGCCGACGAAACCGCGGCCATTGCCTGGCCGGTGCCGTTGGACCAAGCGGAGCTCTCGGACAAGGACAAGGCGCATCCGCGCCTGGCTGATGTGGCACCGATGCCGGCCAAGAAGATCCTCGTGGTTGGGGCCAACGGCCAGCTTGGCAAGGCCTTGCGGGAACTGTACGAAGGCGACGCTACCGCGGAGTTTGTCGGGCGTGCCGACTTTGACCTGTCCAAGGAAGAATCATTCGGGGGACGCAACTGGAGGAACTACTCGACGATCATCAACGCGGCCGCCTACACAGCCGTCGATGCAGCTGAAAGCGCCGACGGCAGGAAAGCTGCCTGGGAAGCGAACGTCGCTGCAGTCACCCGGCTGGCAAGGACAGCTGTCGAGTTTGATGTGACCTTGGTCCACATTTCTTCGGACTACGTCTTTGACGGCACCAGCGAGACGCACAGTGAGGACGAACCGTTCACTCCGTTGGGAGTTTACGGCCAGACCAAGGCCGCCGGTGACGCGGTCGCCAGCGTGGTTCCTCGGCATTACATCGTACGTACTAGTTGGGTGATCGGCGAAGGGAATAACTTCGTCCGGACCATGGCCTCCCTCGCGAACCGCGGAGTCAAGCCGAGCGTCGTCAACGACCAGATCGGGCGGCTTACCTTCACGGAAGATATTGCGGCAGGAATCAAGCACCTCCTGGATTCGAACGCTCCCTATGGCATATACAACATCAGCAACGATGGCGAACCGCAGTCATGGGCGGAGATCGCTGGAGAGGTCTACGCACTGTGCGGCGCATCGGCGGCCGACGTCACAGGAGTAAGCACCGAACAGTACTTCTCCGGCAAAGCCGCGGCGCCGCGTCCGCTGAGGAGCACTCTCGATTTGGGCAAGATCAAGGATGCCGGATTCGTTCCGGCCAGCAGCGCGGACAGACTAGCTGCGTACCTTCGGGGTTAG
- a CDS encoding DUF2142 domain-containing protein: MINQPATKGPTRLGASEQELRPSGRFRSRGRNVSPATKAGFGFFIRIFALLAALISLWILATPLMAYPDEPAHTIKAAAVARGQFFPAPGESYGNGIHVQVPSYIANIDSQRCFAFLKAQPAGCAPDIPVDDTYTTIGVTSAGLYNPLYYWFVGLPSLFMSGAPAIFAMRIVSGLMSAAFYAAGFTALSRLRHPKWPMVAAAVATTPMVFFLATGVNPNSLEVAASMAAFCGLVSVLENSRKLHLARPGILAVGVSAATLANTRNVSLLWLLCGAIVACLFFRGADIVAIFRNRLLLIVAGLSAIGVALGVIWNFVMLAAPPSAGEAPAGISNAVEGLRPSNAFVTMLDRSFDFVNQYIGVAGWLDAPVPQAVLMFWNMLLIALLLMVFLMRPARLQLGFWAAIGMLAVVPALVQAALVTSSGFIWQGRYSLPLFAIAVISAGLALRFRKFQANLTSRTLTKILLWAACVAHVYGFVYILRRYVVGIPDFANWLVMFTKPDWQPPLSWEVLTLLFAIALVFAASKLYHFLYPGLPFLPAPVSRALHWAARRQSSDAAK, from the coding sequence ATGATCAATCAACCAGCGACCAAGGGCCCCACTCGTCTCGGGGCTTCGGAACAAGAGCTCCGGCCTTCGGGACGGTTCCGGTCCCGCGGTCGAAATGTATCGCCTGCTACCAAGGCTGGCTTCGGATTCTTCATCCGGATCTTTGCACTGTTGGCCGCGCTGATTTCCTTATGGATCCTCGCCACACCCCTGATGGCCTATCCCGATGAGCCGGCTCACACGATCAAGGCGGCAGCCGTGGCGCGGGGCCAGTTCTTCCCGGCGCCCGGCGAATCTTATGGCAACGGCATCCACGTCCAGGTTCCGTCCTATATTGCCAACATTGATTCCCAGCGCTGCTTTGCATTTCTCAAGGCGCAACCCGCGGGTTGCGCACCTGATATCCCGGTCGATGACACTTACACCACCATCGGCGTGACATCAGCGGGCTTGTATAACCCCCTCTACTATTGGTTCGTCGGACTCCCCAGCCTGTTCATGTCCGGAGCTCCAGCAATCTTTGCCATGCGGATCGTCAGTGGACTCATGTCCGCAGCTTTCTACGCCGCCGGTTTCACCGCATTGTCCAGGCTCCGCCATCCCAAGTGGCCCATGGTCGCAGCCGCAGTGGCCACGACGCCCATGGTCTTCTTTCTGGCTACCGGAGTCAATCCAAACTCGCTCGAAGTCGCAGCATCGATGGCGGCGTTCTGCGGCTTGGTCTCTGTCCTTGAGAACTCAAGGAAGCTCCACCTTGCTCGTCCCGGCATCCTGGCAGTCGGAGTTTCAGCCGCGACGTTGGCCAATACAAGGAATGTCTCCTTGTTGTGGCTACTTTGCGGAGCGATTGTGGCTTGCCTCTTCTTCCGGGGAGCCGACATCGTCGCGATTTTCCGCAACCGCCTCTTGCTCATCGTTGCGGGGCTGTCCGCAATCGGAGTGGCTCTGGGGGTTATTTGGAACTTCGTCATGTTGGCGGCGCCCCCGTCTGCCGGCGAAGCACCTGCCGGTATATCCAACGCTGTCGAGGGTCTCCGTCCCTCCAACGCCTTTGTGACGATGCTTGACCGGTCCTTCGATTTCGTGAATCAGTACATCGGCGTTGCGGGATGGCTTGACGCTCCTGTGCCCCAAGCCGTCCTGATGTTCTGGAATATGCTGCTCATTGCCCTCCTGTTGATGGTCTTCCTGATGCGCCCCGCACGATTGCAATTAGGTTTCTGGGCGGCCATTGGGATGCTAGCCGTGGTTCCGGCTTTGGTTCAGGCCGCCCTAGTCACGAGCAGCGGGTTTATTTGGCAGGGTCGGTACAGCCTGCCGTTGTTCGCCATCGCGGTCATTTCGGCCGGGCTGGCGTTGCGCTTCCGTAAATTCCAAGCCAATCTCACCAGTCGGACGCTGACGAAGATCCTGCTTTGGGCTGCGTGTGTCGCCCACGTTTACGGTTTCGTGTACATCTTGCGACGCTACGTCGTGGGCATACCGGATTTCGCGAACTGGCTGGTGATGTTCACAAAGCCGGATTGGCAGCCGCCTCTCTCTTGGGAGGTTCTCACGTTGCTTTTCGCAATTGCGCTGGTGTTTGCGGCTTCCAAGCTTTATCACTTCCTGTACCCTGGGCTGCCTTTCCTCCCGGCCCCCGTCAGCCGCGCGCTGCACTGGGCGGCACGCCGCCAGTCAAGCGACGCAGCCAAGTAA
- a CDS encoding substrate-binding domain-containing protein: MHHRSIRRATGCLLFLGISLAACASPPAKQQDIRGALTAIGSPIQSDPIGAWASAWRKTNPATSLSYSPDGSDVGLNALANGQAYYAALDAPLTAQQQGSTKAECGPGGAFSIPTSVTSIGVVFNMPSIRSLKLNPDVLAKIFSGNINRWNDGAIAAINPGTTLPDAPIVPVTASAPSALTSASTRYLSRSANWSTGVTSKWTKVPAGQEVKNFSDLGKMVDDTAGGIAFMDSASIGSRFDTALLSFGGSFVRMSKDSVAAAVQDGMTSTGETGVEFRLPDNTDHGYALGNVNYQAFCSSYKNGQIASLVKSWAHFVVGADGQVSSTYFAGVASPSEQSLQDASLLIDKIGSYK; the protein is encoded by the coding sequence GTGCATCATCGGTCGATTCGCCGAGCGACAGGATGCCTCCTGTTCCTCGGCATCAGTTTGGCCGCTTGTGCCAGTCCCCCCGCTAAGCAGCAAGACATCCGCGGCGCGCTTACCGCCATTGGAAGTCCCATTCAAAGCGATCCGATCGGTGCTTGGGCAAGTGCCTGGCGGAAGACCAACCCAGCGACGTCGTTGAGCTACTCACCGGACGGCTCCGACGTCGGACTTAACGCGTTGGCAAACGGCCAGGCCTACTACGCTGCACTGGACGCCCCGTTGACGGCACAGCAGCAGGGCTCAACGAAAGCCGAATGCGGCCCCGGCGGCGCATTCAGCATCCCCACCTCGGTGACCTCAATCGGCGTCGTCTTCAACATGCCAAGCATCCGAAGCCTCAAGCTCAACCCGGACGTACTCGCGAAGATTTTTTCCGGCAATATCAATCGCTGGAATGATGGGGCAATCGCGGCGATCAACCCGGGAACCACGCTTCCGGACGCACCCATTGTGCCCGTGACGGCAAGCGCTCCTTCAGCTTTGACCTCCGCCAGCACGCGTTATCTCTCCCGTTCCGCCAACTGGTCCACAGGAGTGACCAGCAAGTGGACCAAGGTCCCGGCCGGCCAAGAGGTCAAGAACTTCAGCGACCTCGGGAAGATGGTTGACGATACCGCCGGCGGAATCGCCTTCATGGATTCAGCTTCGATTGGGTCCCGGTTCGATACAGCATTGTTGTCCTTCGGCGGCAGTTTCGTCAGGATGTCGAAAGACTCCGTGGCAGCAGCCGTCCAAGACGGTATGACTTCAACGGGAGAGACGGGAGTCGAATTCCGTCTTCCAGACAACACCGACCACGGCTATGCATTGGGGAACGTGAACTACCAGGCATTTTGTAGCAGCTACAAGAACGGGCAGATTGCGTCCCTTGTGAAGTCGTGGGCGCACTTTGTGGTGGGCGCGGACGGTCAGGTTTCCTCAACGTATTTCGCCGGAGTGGCCTCTCCCAGCGAACAATCTTTACAGGATGCTTCACTCCTGATTGACAAGATCGGGAGCTACAAATGA
- a CDS encoding lysozyme — protein sequence MGQRSARVQGLLTAQSSWTPPFGIQGLDVSSYQPSVDWQQQWNMGARFAYVKATEGNYYTSPSYASQYNGSRSVGMIRGAYHFAIPSWSSGADQANYFVQNGGGWTSDGATMPPVLDIEYAPSYVGTNSCYGMSPSALITWIHNFGDTVRSLTGRYPMIYSTTDWWQTCTGDATGFSDYPLWIAAYTTNTAIGTPSNWPSYSVWQYSSTGPLNGDSNVWNGDYASLQRFAGNPARGSFDSLSLVRDTTSAYLKVTGWSVDLSQPWVSTPVNISVTDPSNATAAYSFTANTYRPDVDNAFGYGPAHGFDNSIQITKSGTYKVCATAVSVNGNVDLGCKSYQAAGVEPPIGSFDSLTQIRTPTEVSLRLSGWAIDRANSTTASFADAYVTDPGGQTTGYRITANIPRPDVGTATGYGSNHGFDKSISLSKAGNYHVCMYAIGQYYNTGLGCKDITVGSNPPPMGYYDSIRVDQTPGSANVVATGWAFDPSNPAASIPVHVYVRAPDGSNVGTAFTANQARPDLNNVFGIAGDHGFSASLPVTTTGTYTACAYAIPVAPLASGNTSLGCMSIQVTNTPIPNGYLDSVGVATVSTQANIKATGWTYDPAVPGSSTPVHVYITYPDGTRLGYAFSANLARPDVNSAFKITGNHGYSTQVPITQRGRYTVCTYGIGIAQFSSGNALLGCQGLTY from the coding sequence ATGGGACAACGCTCCGCGCGCGTGCAAGGCCTGCTCACGGCGCAGAGTAGCTGGACGCCGCCCTTCGGCATCCAGGGCCTTGACGTCAGTTCCTACCAACCATCAGTCGACTGGCAGCAGCAATGGAACATGGGCGCGCGCTTCGCCTACGTCAAAGCGACCGAGGGGAACTACTACACAAGCCCGAGCTACGCCTCGCAGTACAACGGCTCGCGCAGCGTCGGGATGATCCGTGGCGCATACCATTTCGCGATCCCAAGCTGGTCCTCCGGCGCGGACCAAGCAAACTACTTCGTGCAAAACGGCGGCGGCTGGACCTCGGACGGCGCCACCATGCCACCAGTCCTCGACATCGAATACGCACCTTCCTACGTAGGCACCAACAGCTGCTACGGAATGTCGCCTTCTGCACTCATCACTTGGATCCACAACTTCGGCGATACTGTCCGCTCCCTCACCGGCCGATACCCCATGATCTATTCCACGACCGACTGGTGGCAGACGTGCACCGGCGACGCAACCGGGTTCAGCGACTACCCCCTCTGGATTGCCGCGTACACCACCAACACGGCAATCGGAACGCCATCGAACTGGCCAAGCTACAGCGTCTGGCAATACAGCAGCACCGGGCCGCTCAATGGTGACTCGAACGTCTGGAACGGTGACTATGCCTCCCTCCAACGGTTTGCGGGCAACCCGGCAAGGGGTTCCTTTGATTCGCTCTCGCTGGTCCGAGACACTACATCCGCCTATCTCAAGGTCACCGGCTGGTCGGTCGACCTCTCGCAGCCCTGGGTTTCGACTCCAGTCAATATCTCCGTGACAGATCCGAGCAACGCGACCGCTGCATATTCCTTCACGGCCAACACCTATAGGCCTGATGTTGACAACGCCTTTGGCTACGGACCAGCCCACGGCTTCGACAACAGTATCCAGATCACCAAATCCGGGACATACAAGGTGTGCGCCACGGCGGTCAGCGTCAACGGCAATGTCGATCTGGGTTGCAAGAGCTACCAGGCAGCGGGCGTCGAACCGCCGATCGGTTCCTTTGATTCGCTGACGCAAATCCGGACCCCAACCGAGGTTTCCCTTCGTTTGTCCGGCTGGGCAATCGATCGCGCCAACTCCACGACCGCTTCCTTCGCTGATGCGTACGTGACTGATCCCGGCGGTCAGACCACGGGGTACCGCATTACGGCCAACATCCCGAGACCGGATGTGGGAACCGCCACCGGATACGGCTCCAACCATGGCTTCGACAAGTCGATCAGTCTGAGCAAAGCCGGCAATTACCACGTATGCATGTACGCGATCGGGCAGTACTACAACACCGGGCTCGGCTGCAAAGACATCACCGTCGGTTCCAACCCGCCGCCCATGGGCTACTACGACTCGATCCGAGTCGACCAGACCCCGGGGTCCGCAAACGTAGTTGCAACTGGCTGGGCATTCGACCCAAGCAACCCCGCGGCCAGCATTCCTGTGCACGTCTATGTCCGAGCTCCGGACGGCAGCAACGTGGGAACGGCGTTCACGGCAAACCAAGCCAGGCCGGACCTGAACAATGTTTTCGGGATTGCGGGTGACCATGGCTTCAGCGCATCGCTCCCGGTCACCACCACCGGCACGTATACCGCCTGCGCCTACGCCATTCCCGTGGCCCCGCTCGCGTCCGGCAACACGTCGTTGGGCTGCATGAGCATCCAAGTCACAAACACGCCGATTCCTAACGGCTACCTTGATTCCGTGGGCGTTGCCACGGTGTCAACACAAGCAAATATCAAGGCCACCGGATGGACCTACGATCCGGCAGTGCCGGGCTCATCCACTCCGGTGCACGTCTACATCACTTATCCTGACGGAACCCGCCTGGGCTACGCCTTCAGTGCCAATCTTGCCCGGCCAGATGTCAACAGCGCCTTCAAGATCACCGGAAACCATGGCTACTCCACACAGGTTCCCATCACCCAGCGCGGCAGATACACGGTGTGCACGTACGGCATCGGAATAGCGCAGTTCAGTTCCGGGAACGCCTTACTCGGTTGCCAGGGGCTCACGTACTAG